AAAAAGGTAGATACAATAAGAGAAAAAATAGAAGACTGGAAAAAAGAAAAGCAAATTAATGATAATGAATACTATTTTTTACTTACTACTCTTCTTGAAAATATAGATAAAGTTGCAAATACTGCTTCAGTTTACGGAGCTTTTTTGAAACAATTAAAAAAATCGGCACAGAAAGAATTTTCTATGCAACCAGCACATTTTGTACTCAATGATAATGAGCATGATGTTTATAATGAAGATATTGAGACTTTAGTAGAAACAGTACAAGGAGATGTTTTATATCTTGATCCACCATATAATCATAGACAATATGCTCCAAATTATCATTTATTAGAGACCATTGCTAAGTACGACAATCCGAAGATAAAAGGAAAAACTGGGCTTAGAGATTATTCAAATCAAAAGTCAAAATTTTCACAAAAAAAAGAAGTACTTAAATCTTTTGAAAATATAATTCAAAAAGCAAATGTAAAATATATTTTTTTAAGCTATAACAATGAAGGTTTAATGACAGAAGAAGAAGTAAAAACAATTATGTCTAAAAGAGGTAAATATGGGATATTCAAAAAGGAATATAGCAGGTTTAAGGCAGATAAAACAGAAAATAGAAACCATACAGCAAATTCAGTAGTTGAGTATTTACATTATGTTGAATGCAAATAAGGAGTTTTGAAAAATGGAATTCACCCCCAGCCCCTCTTCCATTTTTCAAAACAAAAAAATCAAATACAATAATAAAAAGCCCACCAAAAACGGAATAATATGGATAAATTTTTCAAAAATACGCAAGGCACGTTGCACTCTCACTCCGCTATCGCTCCGTTCGGCTCGCCTAACACAGTATATGCGGTTCCGCTACGCTTCACCCAAATTGCTCCGCAACTTAAGATATGCCGATACGTTATCTGAAATTGCGTTTTTTAACAGAAGGGCAAAAATACTTAAATTCAAGACAGTTTTCCTAAATAAAACAAAAGCATCAAGTTCTTAATCTCGATATTTCAAAAGAACGTCAAAAACAAGCCCCGATCCTTTATTCTTTTTCGTATTTTAATAGCTATCGACCGATGTTCGTTTCTTTTTCTTTAACTAGACGGGAGAGTTCTTCGGCCTCGAGTTCTTCCAGCTTTATGTATTCGCCACCACAGGCGTTCGCTAAATCTTTGGCAAGCCCGAGGTTTAGGAAATCGTTTTCAGTGTCGATAACCAAGCTTTTTATTTTTGCTTCGGCGATCCTTTCCGCGATTTCCCTGGCTTCCTCAACGGCATTTTTTTCGTTTATGGAGACGTTTGCTTTCCCGTCGGTTATTAACACCATAAGAGGAAGGGTTTTCTTGTTCTTGGCCAGTTCCTTCTCAAAGGTTTCAAGAGCCAGGGTCAATCCGTGGGCTAAAGGGGTCTTTCCTCCCGTGGGAAGCTTTTTGAGATAATTTTGAGCGTTCTCAACGTTATCCGTTAACGGAAGCAGAAGCTCCGCGCCCTTTCCCCTGAAAGTTATAAGTCCAACCTTATCTCGTCTTTGGTAGGCATCAACGAGGAGCGAAAGGACGGCTCCTTTCGCAGCCACCATTCTCTCTTTTGCGCCCATGGAGCCGCTGGCATCGGTCACAAAGAGCATGGCTGAACCAACTTTCTTTTCCCGCACCTTCTGGCGCAAATCCGATTTCTCTATTTTTAAACCGGCTTCCCCGTTTTTCTTTCCACCATTTCTGATGGCGGCAGCTCGTATCGTTGCATCGAAGGCGATGTCGGTTGTTTTGTCTTTTGGGATGACGCTTCGAACATATCTCCCCGATTTTGACTCCGTGACGCTTTTTGCTCTTCTTCCTCCGGTTGC
The Candidatus Oleimmundimicrobium sp. DNA segment above includes these coding regions:
- a CDS encoding DNA adenine methylase, with protein sequence MNYIGSKKSLLQFLEESIYQIVGKNNFTFLDLFAGTGIVGQYFKSKGHKVIANDLQYYSFVLNKNYIENHQVLKFIGLEKNLKDLKNIDFEKRADFVCKFLDNLELKEGFIYKNYCLGGTKDKEFQRQYFSDENGKKVDTIREKIEDWKKEKQINDNEYYFLLTTLLENIDKVANTASVYGAFLKQLKKSAQKEFSMQPAHFVLNDNEHDVYNEDIETLVETVQGDVLYLDPPYNHRQYAPNYHLLETIAKYDNPKIKGKTGLRDYSNQKSKFSQKKEVLKSFENIIQKANVKYIFLSYNNEGLMTEEEVKTIMSKRGKYGIFKKEYSRFKADKTENRNHTANSVVEYLHYVECK